A region from the Pleuronectes platessa unplaced genomic scaffold, fPlePla1.1 scaffold_41, whole genome shotgun sequence genome encodes:
- the LOC128436460 gene encoding golgin subfamily A member 6-like protein 22 translates to MPVHKGNIPHQNDINQWHHLKNIHLPELDCEIELLIGSDVPKALEPLQVIRSVGDGPYAVKTMLGWTVNGPLGRKEDERKPEEAVERLAEQKRRQDEEERKRIEEEKVRREEEQRLRSQEEALERLAEEKRRQAEERKRIEEEEKVRREEEQMILRKRQEEEEQVRREEQQQRERLEEEKKRREEQERKRVEEERIRMEEERVQEDRRREESIRRQEEECRLAQEKRKEEERIIEEEKVRRREVEECEAKRKLQDQEKKQQEERIWKRWIKEYLPQLQERQKWSNIRRNFTPGDIVIIVDDSAPRNSWLTGGIVETIMDKKGLVRQLRIKSKTGFLTRPITKVCLLLEAADH, encoded by the coding sequence atgcctgtgcacaaagggaacatcccacatcaaaatgacatcaatcagtggcatcatttaaagaatattcactTACCTGAACTGGACTGTGAGATTGAGTTGCTGATTGGCTCCGATGTACCAAAGGCTCTGGAACCACTTCAAGTCATCAGGAGTGTGGGAGATGGACCATATGCCGTCAAAACAATGCTCGGCTGGACAGTTAACGGACCtctgggaagaaaagaagatgaaaggaaaccagaagaagctgttgagagactggctgagcagaaaagaagacaagatgaggaagaaagaaaaaggattgaagaagagaaggttagacgagaggaagagcagaggttgaggagccaagaagaagctcttgagaggttggctgaggagaagcggagacaggctgaagaaagaaaaaggattgaagaagaagagaaagttagacgggaggaagagcaaatgattttgaggaagagacaagaagaggaggagcaggttaggagagaagaacaacaacagcgtgagagactagaggaggaaaagaagagacgagaggaacaagaaagaaagagagttgaggaggaaaggattaggatggaggaagagagggtccaggaagacaggaggagagaagagagtatcaggagacaagaggaagagtgtAGGTTAgcccaggaaaagagaaaggaagaagaaagaataattgaggaagagaaagtgagaagacgGGAGGTGGAAGAATGTGAGGCAAAGAGGAAACTACAGGATCAAGAAAAGAAGCAACAGGAGGAAAGGATTTGGAAAAGGTGGATTAAGGAGTATCTTCCCCAACTGCAAGAACGACAGAAATGGTCCAACATAAGACGCAACTTCACACCAGGAGACATCGTCATCATTGTGGATGATTCAGCGCCTCGCAACTCCTGGTTGACTGGAGGGATTGTGGAGACCATTATGGACAAAAAGGGACTTGTACGTCAGCTTCGGATCAAGTCAAAGACCGGATTTCTGACCAGGCCCATCACCAAAGTCTGCCTACTACTGGAGGCAGCGGATCATTGA